Sequence from the Drosophila innubila isolate TH190305 chromosome 3L unlocalized genomic scaffold, UK_Dinn_1.0 0_D_3L, whole genome shotgun sequence genome:
tatgatattcttttcttaatttttcgaCTTGTTGTTCTATGGAAAGTATTTTAGGTTAGCAGTTTATCAATTAGACTAACCTTACTTACCACTAAGACCTGAGTAGGAGAACATTCCGCACTGTTTGACTATGTGATCCCATCTGCCAGGAGTTTCTAGCTTTTcaagtttttgtaataattcttTACGCATTTTTTTCACACGATCTGTCATTTCGCGTATAGTTTTCAACCTGCATTTATGAACTTCGActatatgaattaaataacatGAATTAAACGCACACTTACCATtcctctttatttttatcatcgCTAAGAACCCTAACAACAACTCGGCTTCCAAATGCGGGGGGATTTGAATAATTTGTGCGAATAAAAAGCGTGAGTTGCGAAGTAACTGCAGGAACCAATTCCTTATCACTCAAAACAGTTACCAGATTACCAACACGTTCGTCTAATTTCAATGAGAATTAGAGAATCGAATATAACGAAAATCCTTCAAATATACTCACTATATAGCCccatatttttagaaaaagatTGAGCTGCCATTAATTCGAAGCCCtcattacaaaaatatctgATGGGCCAAGCATCTCGCTCCGGATCACCGGTCGCAAATCCCTGATAAGCCGTATCAATAAACGGGAAcagttttttaagtttaatagcTGCTGCAATTTGCTTCCATTCTTTCTTTGTAGGATCCAAACCGGTCGGATTGTGGGCCGCACCATGAAGTAGCACAACAGCGCCCTCTGTCGCCGAGGTTAGTGCGGCCAAAAGTCTGGACATATCAAGTTTACGTCTTTTAGAGTTCCAATAAGGATATTCCTTGATTTGCTTAAAGCCAGCCTGCTTGAAGATCTTAACATGATTTTCCCAAGTCGGATTTGGCAAATATAGAGTACGCCGTTTCAAGCGCTGAGCTAAAAATTCCGCAGCCAATCGACATGCACCAGTTCCTGATACCGTTTGTACTGCCGATACCTATAAATAaaggaaattattattatatatggaTAGACACCTCATCGCcaggaaaaacaattttaaaaaccgTATCATCGCATCTATCTCAATTATTATAgcttatataataattttgatgaaGATTGCGACTTtgattataatatatacttattgtGGCATATTTAAGTACTTACGCGATTCTCTGCCACAGCCTTGCACTCTGAACCTAAAAGAAATTCTGTGGCAGCTTTAACAAAATCCGGATTACCAGACATAGGCAAGTACTCGTGGTTCAAATTCAGATCATTAACAATTTCCAATTCACATTTCTTCACTATTGGTAGTACGTATGGTTTGTTGTCATCAGTGCGATAGGCTGACGAATAAATTATCAAGTagagttttataaataaaatgttttacctGCTTACCACCAACACCTAGATTTACTTTCTTCTCATTCTTATCTTCGAGatacaattttgttaaatgaaaGACCTCGGCGGGTATAACAACCTTAGCATTAGCAAAGGCCGATATCTGACAATCCTTGCTGCTATAGCGCTTGTgtaaagatatatttattaaactgaGGGAGTTGAGAATAGAGATTGTTAATAGAATAATTTTAGTTGTGTATGCTAAGTTATTACTTTGCTTTGGAGATCAGCATCTCTGTTGCAcataataacattttgttctaatattttataactaataatttgattgaaaattattCCAAACaagtttgtgtattttttttccgaCAGATTCTCGGTTGCTTAGCTTTAAAGGCTATGGATTAATCTCTTTTGCATTTCTCAAAcgtttcagttttaatttaaacaacaatGTGGAATCGGATCAACTTGTTGAACTTGAGAATTGGACATCAAgcactatattttttttgcaaatgatGTTGTAGAAGACATCAATCAGGTCAAGTGATGGTCAATTTAATGTGTGTTTAACTGCCTGTCAGTTGAAATCGGGTTTTGGGGTTTATTTGCCTACGATTTTGGTTTGTTTATGGCCCCAAAACTCGTGTATGACTGCATCAAACCGTTGCGTTGTTTGTGGTAACGCAGCAAATAAGTAAGAATCTTTCAGTCTGAAGTGATCGACTTATAGATACCATATATCGATATCTAATGTAGCTGCTGGGTAAGAATTTTTCTATCTTGCGAATCGTTGTTTCAGTTGATTtgctatttattattgtataaattgtCATACCTCATTCAGCTACTTAATGGTTATAGGgtatgaaaacaacaacaacagcagaaataacaataacaatgtttTCATTGTGTGTGCGTTATTTCTGTGTGTTTTGTGGCTTGCGTTGTCTTCATTGTTTGGATTTTAGGGGCTCACAGGTCAGACATTCGAGACGAGCAAACTATTTGATAGATACGGTGGAGTCAGTCAGACAGATGGCCAGAGCCTGGAACTGGAGCCAGGCAAACAATGTTGCCCTGAATTTTGTGCCATAATCAATTGGCCCAGCCATAGAGCCATAGACTTAGttaatagtttatttaattgtttggcTTGTTTCATCTAGATTCTAGTATAATATATGGATTCATCGATTCATCGttgttttcataaatatattaaaatttaaaaaaatggctcttatttaattagtttttttattttatatatattgtttatatgaaatttttaggaCTTTTGGATGCATAATATTTgattcatttttgttgttcgttgcaaatattttaaaagatagacatatataaaatttggaatttatgagcacacagttttttttctattaaatgtgaatattaaattaacatcTTGACACAAAATGGATTCGAACACGCCTTACATATTCAAGGCGTGAACCACAACTAATTCTGTGTGTTGAGGATAACCTATGAAATGTTTGACCAGCTTGTAAAACAAGCAATACGGATAGTTGCAGATGCAGTTTCGTACAGTTCCCTACAATGCCCTCCTTCCGCTTGCCCTTACCCTATAAAATACAACGTATCCCATTTCCGCTGCACATTTGCACAAACAAATGCGGCGACCGCAGCGGTGTCCCGTGTTTAATGGCCTGGTCTGGTTGATGAAGGATAGGGGATGGTGAACAAGGAAGGGGAAGGAGAAGGGGAGGGAGGAAAAccacttttataaatattgtgcaCACGCACAATGAAGTAAACGTAGCTATCAGTATTTTTTTGTCGTTCTTGCTCATCAATTGacgctgttgccgttgccgttgctgttgctgtgcgtgcattttattttttatgcatgaagtgtaaattaaaattaaattgactgtGCAGAGTTCACGCTAGGAACGCTTTACTGACGCTTTACCGTTGCGTGCCACGCGGcgtatgaataataaaaatggccATGGCGATGCGGCGCAGCAACTTAAAGTTGGCACTGACCTCAGAACGATGCGTGCTGctttccatttatttattttcacatatttatatgacctttttattttgtgtttttaattaagttataaaatattaatttgttgtttgtgttgctgttgttgttttcactCTTCTTCATGGTTtttactgctgttgctgcaactctCCCCTTTCTCTCATTGCTGCTGCGGTCGACATGCATTTTGTGGTCGCAGTGCAGCAGCTCTGTGGCAATTTTGTGCCTGCCACCGCACTTCATGCCACCACACTCCACACTCCTGTTTCATTATGCATCCCCTCCTGCTGTGAACTGTGCACTGTGCCACTGACAATGTCAGTGGCAGACGAGGCATCGGATCAGGTTTATGTGCTTGCCAGAGTTTATATTGTATCTCCAGTTTAGCGCGCCGCAGGATCCAACGCAACGCATGTCGCTATTTCTCCACTGCGAGTACATAACTGTTTCCTTGCTTCTCCAAATCTCTTCCTTCTGCCTTCTCGCAACTTCCCAACTCAGTTGCTGGCATCTTACGCGCCATTTAACCCGTTCGATTTGGgtttcaaatgcaaaaatgctcACATTTCTCAATGCCACCTGCCTCGAGCTGAGCAGCTGTTGTCTCTTTTCATCTATGTGCTCGTTACTATTTCTTGGCAACTGTTTACAGGcgtttgtaatttgtaatttaatccATTACTTGGCATTATGCACAAGTGAGTCATCTTCTGAATTTGTATCAGAAATATATACTCTTtgtgaaaatacaaaatagttgTGCAAATGCtgtgaatattttattgaaattatatataaaattgtttgtctaCTTGTAGTTGGCGTTAATGGCTAACAGcattatgcaaatattgttttatgaaggcagatattttaaatctaatcTTGTCTGAATTTTTGTCagttaagtataaatatataatgattatCCACTTAATTTGATATGATTGATTTCTGAACAGTTTACAGCATAAAAAACCAATCTGTCATATTATCgaattattttagatttgaatatatgttttgatttgtattattaCATTGACTTGGCATATAACTTGCATTTGTATAATTTCCATTGCTATTAACATTACTCAAGCATGGCATTCGATTTGTATTCGATTATTGAAACTTCTTcgtacttattatttttttctcattacAGCCCCATCATTTTGCCTGGAATAGTTCAAGAAGCCTTAGAATAAAACACTTGCCAGTCAGCTTTTCTTATCTTTATTAAGTTCATTCATTGACAACTTTATAATCCTTTGTATCTGTTAATCCCACATCATTTCTTCCGCCACATCCTTTTCCGACTGTGCGCTCTGAGCTGCTTTTCCTCTTATTTAATCTAACAATTCCACAACCTAACCCAAGTTACATTGTGCTAGAGCTGCTGCCTGCTAAGGACTATAACATGACAGCTGTCATATGTTTCCATTCCATATCACATTTTATaccattgttttttttttttttgaccgGATTCCTATCTATTTAAGCTTTGTTTTGCGCCGTTTCGTTTTGTATTCTGCTTCTGCTCTATTCGTATCACATCATCACAACATTTTTACGCACAACACGTGCTGtaactgtctctctctttctctctcttcccatgtctctctatctctcttccAGTTGAGCTTTACTCACATTTGCGCACTCTTTAGTTTCTCTCTCAATTTCTCTCACTCAtgctttctctccctctctcttaaGCTGATTGGaagttgcatatttttagcatttcgCTAAGCTGAACACTTATTTCTTTTGTTCTCTTTTCACACagattttattgtttctgttttgCTCTGTTTCCCATTTTAGTTGTGCCACATTTGGCCCATGACTGTGGCAGAGTGTGCAACTCTTGTCTGAGGACCCCGAGGACTCAACTCAAGgcctgcatttaaaaataatttattgtgcCAACAAATacaccacatacacacagacacataaataattttagtcCTTATTTTAGCCATAGTACGTTGAACTGTTGACCCAAACACCTGACCAGGTTCTGGTTTAGTGGCTTGTTGTCAGTTGACTATTTTTGTCGCtcttcaaaaattgtttgggTTTTACTTGGGCGCTGACATTTTGCTTAGAGAGCGCTGCTTCATTTTATTACCAACAAAACGATTTGGCGGATTGGGGGATGTGATTTAGTGcggaaaattaaaagtatttaaggCTTTATATGGCCAAGTGGCCGTATGGGAAATGGGCAGAGATCCGCTTTTGGAGAGTCTTGGATATGGCATTTATTACTAGATTAGTTACCTTTAGTACTTTGTTTAAGCTCTATAAGCTGTGACATTTCTAAAAGGAGTTTAATTTTACGAAGATCACATATGAGTATATGCATAGAGTAAAAGTTATTGAtgcaattcaataaatatcttttgatAAGCACATTTCTTATACCTAATCGAACAAATGTAGAATGTATTTCAGTATTGTTTAACAAATTGGTTTATTAAACTGAACTGAATAAATATCCATTTACGGCTACTTAAGAACTAAAAACTTGTTGTTCTGTTTCCTGTGCTTTTTGTGCAGGTTGACAAATCACATCCCAAGTccggtgtttttttttcggtagCCCCCAATGTTCACATTctaagtacttttatattcaCATAGAAAAagcaattacaaatatatcaaCCCGGGGCCATCGACATGAAATGCAGCCAAGTGCTAAGCATATCGTGggtttttatacaaatatttacacttCGTTAACTGTCAAAGACACCGAAAGCTGAACACACACGGAATGGGAGATGGGAAGATGGATGGAGGAGCATTTAAAAACCGCCGATTTGGattcttttttctttcctGCTATTTGCTTTGAAAagcattttatgcaaatgcctaaaaaataaattttctggGCCAACGCGCAGAAGAGCGCAACAAAGAAAACGAGCAACATCATTTGCAGCAAGCACATAAAGTTCGTTTAGGTATAAGGATATTTAATACGATGATGCTTAAAGAGCTGCCACAAAAATTATGctattaaaatgcatattcaatTAGCAGACGGCTAAAAATAAGCGTGTGAATGAAAGAATCACAAAATTCTTACACCTTTATGGCATTGGTGGGGCATTGGGGGAGACATACAATGAACGCAAATCGGTGCGGGGGAGGCAACCGCAAAACACCTGCTGAAAAATTCCTTTAATTAGCGTTGAACAAAAGGAACGTTCACGACGATGGCTGGCCAAACAATGAGCGTTAAATTCTATTCAATGGAAGAAGTGAAAGCAAAGCAAGGCAAAGCAAATAATTGAAGAAGTTGAGgaaacaaaattgcaaaaaggtGCAAAAAAGGAGAACAAGACAGACAAAATGGCAGACAACAACAGTAATGAGCGTTGCTCCTGCTCTCTGGCGATGGACTCGAAACGTGAGTCGGGAATATGTCATCATTCCTTGATGACTACAACGATGATGATAATAGTCCACGTTGCACATCCGTTTCaatgtcattttcatattgtttTCGTTATTGTCTTGGTTGTTGATTGAGCTCAATTGGTAGCTTGTCCTTTTTTGCAGCTATTGATTATGATTTCGTTAGAGTcttgtgtattttaaaatgtgcataaattGCACTGTAAATGCTTCACAAATCGCAATAATAATTGGACTCAATGAATGTCCGTATATAAGTATTacattctattttaatttaaaaattttaaataaataaatatattgttgatatgaaaaatagattttcatcaacatttttacatttgaatGTCAAAATATTCTTTGAAAATACCTACcagcataataaaaaattcggAAACCTATGTCAATTCACTTCAGTTGAAATATGTGTCTCTTCTACACTCTATTAATCTGAAACTCGAATAGAAACCGAAGTGTAATCAACGCGAATACATGGCGTATTAGTGATTTCGCTTGCTCAAAGCGCAGCTCATAGAACCCCAAGAAATCGGATAATGGGCACTTCATCCTCCAGCAACACCAACGCCCTACCTCAGCCAC
This genomic interval carries:
- the LOC117787532 gene encoding aspartate aminotransferase, cytoplasmic-like — its product is MLLCATEMLISKANLINISLHKRYSSKDCQISAFANAKVVIPAEVFHLTKLYLEDKNEKKVNLGVGAYRTDDNKPYVLPIVKKCELEIVNDLNLNHEYLPMSGNPDFVKAATEFLLGSECKAVAENRVSAVQTVSGTGACRLAAEFLAQRLKRRTLYLPNPTWENHVKIFKQAGFKQIKEYPYWNSKRRKLDMSRLLAALTSATEGAVVLLHGAAHNPTGLDPTKKEWKQIAAAIKLKKLFPFIDTAYQGFATGDPERDAWPIRYFCNEGFELMAAQSFSKNMGLYNERVGNLVTVLSDKELVPAVTSQLTLFIRTNYSNPPAFGSRVVVRVLSDDKNKEEWLKTIREMTDRVKKMRKELLQKLEKLETPGRWDHIVKQCGMFSYSGLSEQQVEKLRKEYHIYMLKSGRINICGLNTKNIDYVAEAISKVVKDASDKNDECESDEKDN